One segment of Chionomys nivalis chromosome 1, mChiNiv1.1, whole genome shotgun sequence DNA contains the following:
- the LOC130869765 gene encoding C-type lectin domain family 2 member E-like isoform X2 translates to MSTAESTSPGRVEENRKKLQEKCLRIISPVSPARLYCCYAVIIVLTAAVIALSVALSLSGKTEQISRNNTYALCPRNWIGFGNKCFYFSEDMENWTFSQNYCRALGAQLARFDNQEELNFLKRYKGPFDHWISLHRESSHHPWMWTDNTEYNNLVPTRGEGDHAYLSDRGISSGRNNIHRKWICSMPNSYTLQCPEVSQLV, encoded by the exons ATGTCAACTGCGGAGTCCACCTCTCCGGGTCGCGTGGAAGAAAACC gTAAAAAGCTCCAAGAAAAATGTCTCAGAATCATCTCCCCCGTGTCTCCTGCTAGGCTTTACTGCTGCTATGCAGTGATCATCGTCCTCACTGCAGCTGTGATTGCACTTTCTGTGGCTCTGTCATTGTCAG gaaagacagaacagatctCACGTAACAATACCTATGCTCTTTGCCCAAGAAACTGGATTGGATttggaaataaatgtttttatttttctgaagacaTGGAAAACTGGACATTCAGTCAGAACTACTGCAGGGCACTAGGGGCTCAACTAGCTCGATTTGACAACCAAGAGGAGCTG AATTTCCTGAAGAGATACAAGGGACCATTTGACCACTGGATCAGCCTGCACAGAGAGTCATCACATCACCCTTGGATGTGGACAGACAACACCGAATATAACaactt ggttCCCACCCGAGGAGAAGGAGATCATGCCTACCTGAGTGACAGAGGGATCAGCAGTGGCAGGAACAACATACATAGGAAGTGGATTTGTAGCATGCCCAACAGCTACACTTTACAGTGTCCAGAAGTTTCACAGCTTGTATAG
- the LOC130869765 gene encoding C-type lectin domain family 2 member E-like isoform X1 has product MSTAESTSPGRVEENRKKLQEKCLRIISPVSPARLYCCYAVIIVLTAAVIALSVALSLSAGKTEQISRNNTYALCPRNWIGFGNKCFYFSEDMENWTFSQNYCRALGAQLARFDNQEELNFLKRYKGPFDHWISLHRESSHHPWMWTDNTEYNNLVPTRGEGDHAYLSDRGISSGRNNIHRKWICSMPNSYTLQCPEVSQLV; this is encoded by the exons ATGTCAACTGCGGAGTCCACCTCTCCGGGTCGCGTGGAAGAAAACC gTAAAAAGCTCCAAGAAAAATGTCTCAGAATCATCTCCCCCGTGTCTCCTGCTAGGCTTTACTGCTGCTATGCAGTGATCATCGTCCTCACTGCAGCTGTGATTGCACTTTCTGTGGCTCTGTCATTGTCAG caggaaagacagaacagatctCACGTAACAATACCTATGCTCTTTGCCCAAGAAACTGGATTGGATttggaaataaatgtttttatttttctgaagacaTGGAAAACTGGACATTCAGTCAGAACTACTGCAGGGCACTAGGGGCTCAACTAGCTCGATTTGACAACCAAGAGGAGCTG AATTTCCTGAAGAGATACAAGGGACCATTTGACCACTGGATCAGCCTGCACAGAGAGTCATCACATCACCCTTGGATGTGGACAGACAACACCGAATATAACaactt ggttCCCACCCGAGGAGAAGGAGATCATGCCTACCTGAGTGACAGAGGGATCAGCAGTGGCAGGAACAACATACATAGGAAGTGGATTTGTAGCATGCCCAACAGCTACACTTTACAGTGTCCAGAAGTTTCACAGCTTGTATAG
- the LOC130869777 gene encoding C-type lectin domain family 2 member E-like — protein sequence MSTAESTSPGRVGENRKKLQEKCLGIISPVSLARLCLRHAVIIVLIGAVIAPFVFLLVRKITPAIVSPEAGNVTCPRDWITYGSKCFYFSEDTSNWTSSQTSCMELEANLTQVDSPEELDFLYRKNGYSPAWIGLHRESSEQPWMWTDNTEYKNLVLIRGNGNHAYLSDRGISSGRDYIHRRWICSKPNNHTY from the exons gTAAAAAGCTCCAAGAAAAATGTCTCGGAATCATCTCCCCCGTGTCTCTTGCTAGGCTTTGCCTCCGCCATGCAGTGATCATCGTCCTCATTGGAGCTGTGATTGcaccttttgtttttttgttag TGAGAAAAATAACCCCGGCCATTGTGAGCCCTGAAGCTGGGAATGTTACCTGCCCAAGAGACTGGATTACATAtggaagtaaatgtttttatttttctgaggacACAAGTAACTGGACATCCAGCCAGACCTCCTGCATGGAGCTGGAGGCTAATCTAACTCAAGTTGACAGTCCGGAGGAGCTG GATTTCCTATATAGAAAAAATGGGTATTCTCCTGCCTGGATCGGACTGCACAGAGAGTCATCAGAGCAGCCTTGGATGTGGACAGACAACACTGAATATAAAaactt ggtTCTCATCCGAGGAAATGGAAACCATGCCTACCTGAGTGACAGAGGGATCAGCAGTGGCAGGGACTACATACATAGGAGGTGGATTTGTAGCAAACCCAACAACCATACTTATTAG